In one Nitrososphaera viennensis EN76 genomic region, the following are encoded:
- a CDS encoding ABC transporter permease, whose product MRMSSGMLPVKQACLIAYSTGILWLQRNPMSLVFTAISPFSLLFVLFVVSNGQYTHYAVAGSLVMALVGYGLALGQDISFYKTEYKIQDVFVASPVSPLTYMMGLALSELLFGLPALTVLAALVVYFGAPLAAIPLLIATIVLLWSSMSAMGFFLSSHMLHMRNATQVISFVNVVLAVLPPIFYPVTNLPGDSLRYLSYVVPTTHASIMFQEIMGLPTPADWSPAIGFAVQIAYLVGFVMLAKTKAIWRET is encoded by the coding sequence ATGAGGATGAGTAGCGGCATGCTCCCTGTCAAGCAGGCGTGCCTGATAGCGTACTCGACAGGCATTCTGTGGCTGCAGAGAAACCCGATGTCGCTTGTGTTTACCGCAATAAGCCCGTTCTCGCTCCTGTTCGTGCTGTTTGTGGTCAGCAACGGCCAGTACACGCACTATGCGGTGGCCGGGAGCCTCGTCATGGCCCTTGTCGGCTATGGTCTTGCGCTCGGGCAGGACATCTCGTTCTACAAGACCGAGTACAAGATACAGGACGTCTTTGTCGCCTCGCCGGTCTCTCCCCTGACGTACATGATGGGCCTTGCGCTTTCTGAACTGTTGTTCGGCCTGCCGGCGCTGACGGTGCTTGCCGCGCTCGTCGTGTATTTCGGCGCGCCCCTTGCCGCGATACCGCTCTTGATAGCCACAATAGTGCTCCTGTGGAGCTCGATGTCCGCGATGGGGTTCTTTTTGTCGTCGCACATGCTCCACATGCGCAACGCGACGCAGGTGATATCGTTTGTAAACGTGGTGCTTGCCGTCCTGCCTCCGATATTCTATCCGGTCACGAACCTGCCTGGTGACAGCCTGCGCTACCTGTCGTACGTGGTGCCGACCACGCACGCGTCGATAATGTTCCAGGAGATCATGGGCCTGCCGACCCCTGCCGACTGGTCGCCTGCCATCGGCTTTGCCGTGCAGATAGCGTACCTGGTCGGGTTTGTGATGCTGGCAAAGACAAAGGCGATATGGAGGGAAACGTAA